One genomic window of Undibacterium cyanobacteriorum includes the following:
- a CDS encoding MarR family winged helix-turn-helix transcriptional regulator: protein MPIPDDPALMVRELSRLFVRSQRAQSASVDGASNVQCHVLTELLRVDGLTQQALAERLSLDKAWISRAVESLVSDGVVQKSPHESDGRSMKLSLTALGRIRAEKLEQTLNAHAIRMFEHIPSEQHAQIHDALAILIEALQDSQKQLEQEQQEAA from the coding sequence ATGCCGATTCCTGATGATCCAGCACTAATGGTGCGTGAATTGAGTCGACTCTTCGTCCGTTCACAACGTGCCCAATCGGCCTCGGTTGATGGTGCGTCGAATGTTCAGTGCCATGTCTTGACCGAGCTGTTACGTGTCGACGGCTTGACCCAACAAGCTTTGGCGGAGCGCTTATCGCTCGATAAAGCGTGGATTAGCCGAGCTGTGGAATCTCTGGTGTCGGATGGCGTGGTACAAAAATCACCGCATGAGTCAGATGGACGCAGTATGAAATTGAGCTTAACCGCCTTGGGGCGTATTCGCGCGGAGAAGCTAGAGCAAACTTTGAACGCACACGCTATTCGCATGTTTGAGCATATCCCAAGCGAACAGCATGCACAGATTCATGATGCCTTGGCGATTTTGATTGAAGCCTTGCAGGACAGCCAAAAGCAGTTAGAACAAGAGCAGCAGGAAGCGGCATAA
- a CDS encoding arsinothricin resistance N-acetyltransferase ArsN1 family B — MTYAIRPVAPADASAICRIYNHYVENTTITFEEVAVTIEAMEMRLSEHAQQAVNLPWLVLCEGDQLLGYAYATPWRARSAYRFSVETTVYVDQHHAGKGIGRALYDALLSRLRQQQLHCAIAGIALPNFASVALHECFGFEKVAEFQEVGMKLQNWVNVGYWQLML, encoded by the coding sequence ATGACTTACGCGATCCGCCCTGTAGCACCCGCAGATGCGTCTGCCATCTGCCGCATATACAATCATTATGTTGAGAATACGACCATCACTTTTGAGGAAGTAGCCGTCACAATCGAGGCGATGGAAATGCGCCTAAGTGAACATGCTCAACAAGCGGTGAACTTGCCATGGTTGGTCCTCTGTGAAGGCGATCAACTACTCGGCTATGCTTACGCTACTCCATGGCGCGCAAGAAGTGCTTATCGCTTTTCGGTCGAGACGACCGTCTACGTCGACCAACATCATGCGGGCAAAGGCATCGGCCGCGCCTTATACGATGCTTTGTTGAGTCGATTACGCCAACAACAACTGCACTGCGCGATTGCCGGTATTGCTTTACCCAATTTCGCTAGTGTCGCTTTGCATGAATGCTTTGGCTTTGAAAAAGTCGCGGAATTTCAAGAAGTGGGGATGAAGCTCCAGAATTGGGTTAACGTGGGTTATTGGCAGTTAATGTTGTAG
- a CDS encoding poly(ethylene terephthalate) hydrolase family protein, with protein sequence MRLFDAIIVTLIARYRLAHAVFAGAALAGAALADAASDDGLHYLDVYGHFLFVGLLMKLHHFSLIAKVLGCLARVRRNIGLAALITPVVAVSIAGLPSVSAAQTSPAIQVARGPYAVGFRVVAQLDYGRVFHPAFDPVTGAAYQGERARPLQTLIWYPAQVSPSATRVQYQDYVRTRFTEANLAATSQEIAAAFAKYEQNLQRRLGPAAQNLLRSGTGAQFNASAVAGRFPVVIYAAGAGGSADENAELFEYLASHGMVVISSTSLAENGKEIGDGMEAAEPQIADVRFLLGYAHSLDFVDAKKIAVMGWSWGGMTTVFAAARDSRIGAIVSLDGTREPELTKQIDVRRLTAPWLYISRSPDTISQINRSGIDTSFSLLNAAKYTDVYQLISYPMQHHDFTAMRLHESSPASYREYQREELVQAYSVMAHYIRQFLAASLLKDRAAQDFLQKNPSENGAARHSMRMDISRAQAQVVTQSSFAQELAEDGFGKVAERYQAAQTRDPQFSLSAPQLQTWAYTLLAQKKFDQAVAIFSLWTQLYPKDANAFDSLAEGYEAQGKTKLAIDHYRRSLTLNPANRNAENRLKALGGSTSAPIK encoded by the coding sequence GTGCGCTTATTTGATGCGATAATTGTGACCTTGATTGCGCGATATAGGCTCGCACATGCAGTCTTCGCTGGGGCAGCCCTTGCTGGGGCAGCCCTTGCTGATGCAGCCTCCGATGATGGATTACATTATCTCGACGTTTATGGTCACTTCCTTTTTGTTGGTCTCCTCATGAAACTACATCATTTCAGTTTGATTGCAAAAGTCCTTGGCTGTCTCGCTCGTGTTCGTCGAAACATAGGGTTGGCGGCATTGATCACACCGGTGGTGGCCGTGAGCATCGCTGGTTTGCCGTCTGTGAGCGCGGCGCAGACCTCGCCCGCGATTCAAGTCGCGCGCGGCCCCTATGCCGTTGGCTTTCGCGTGGTGGCGCAGTTAGATTATGGTCGCGTTTTTCATCCGGCTTTTGATCCTGTGACTGGAGCCGCATATCAAGGTGAACGCGCACGGCCGCTGCAAACATTGATTTGGTACCCAGCACAAGTGTCACCGAGCGCTACAAGGGTTCAGTATCAAGACTACGTACGGACCCGTTTTACGGAAGCCAATTTAGCAGCAACATCACAAGAAATCGCTGCCGCTTTTGCGAAGTATGAACAAAACCTGCAACGGCGCTTAGGTCCAGCGGCACAGAACTTGTTGCGCAGTGGCACCGGAGCACAGTTCAATGCAAGCGCGGTGGCGGGGCGTTTTCCGGTCGTGATTTATGCTGCTGGTGCTGGCGGTAGTGCAGACGAAAATGCTGAGTTATTTGAATACCTGGCTAGCCATGGCATGGTTGTTATCTCGAGCACGAGTTTGGCCGAGAATGGCAAAGAGATTGGTGATGGAATGGAGGCTGCCGAGCCGCAAATCGCCGATGTGCGCTTTTTGCTTGGTTATGCACATAGCCTTGATTTTGTGGATGCCAAGAAGATCGCGGTCATGGGATGGAGTTGGGGCGGCATGACCACCGTGTTTGCCGCGGCGCGGGATTCGCGCATCGGCGCCATCGTGAGTTTAGATGGCACGCGTGAGCCAGAGCTCACCAAACAAATCGATGTGCGACGTTTGACTGCACCGTGGCTGTATATTTCGCGCAGCCCGGATACGATTTCGCAAATCAATCGCAGCGGTATCGATACAAGCTTTAGTTTATTGAATGCTGCCAAGTACACCGATGTGTACCAATTGATTTCTTACCCGATGCAACATCACGATTTCACGGCAATGCGCTTGCATGAGTCGAGCCCCGCTTCATATCGAGAATATCAGCGCGAAGAATTGGTCCAAGCTTACAGCGTGATGGCGCACTACATTCGTCAATTCCTCGCGGCATCCTTATTGAAAGATCGCGCTGCGCAAGATTTTTTACAGAAGAATCCAAGTGAGAATGGCGCCGCACGGCATAGTATGCGCATGGATATCAGCCGCGCTCAAGCTCAGGTGGTAACACAGAGCAGCTTCGCTCAAGAGCTAGCGGAAGATGGTTTTGGTAAAGTCGCCGAACGTTATCAAGCCGCGCAAACACGTGATCCACAATTTAGTTTGAGCGCGCCGCAATTGCAGACCTGGGCTTACACATTATTGGCGCAAAAGAAGTTCGATCAAGCCGTGGCGATTTTTTCCTTATGGACGCAACTCTACCCTAAAGATGCTAATGCCTTTGATAGCTTAGCGGAGGGCTATGAAGCGCAAGGGAAAACCAAATTGGCGATCGACCACTATCGTCGATCATTGACATTAAACCCAGCCAATCGCAACGCGGAGAATCGCCTGAAGGCCTTGGGCGGATCTACCTCCGCGCCTATCAAGTAA
- a CDS encoding serine/threonine-protein kinase: MPSAIQQIRELRALHEEGLLNAQEFARRKNTILDSVFALSKSEQQDSADAGGDNSSPTPDHSAPQIQRSTTDLGYLIGQHVQAIGKEYRLEKLVGQGGMGQVWQVHDLSTEAELGYSEALALKIISPEWCASAAHRRLLIEEANLVRKLAHDNIVRVYDWGRDPATGSVFIVMEYLEGQDIESYLRQQLSKAGPGIQGLSLKHALKILRPVANALHYAWNKQGLVHRDLKPSNIFLCKNGSIKLLDFGIAARFESMQVNGGMAAPQSGTIGYRAPETSVPHHTYHPTADVYAMASMLYFLLEGRVPLQDGNQKSTLKQPRALQPAQWQVLLQGLSPDPHQRQANPLTLIHALSMTLVEAHDGPQPSLHEVDLRTQQRQQRKAEEQRRRQQASQALHYLQSLVKTRSEKTAMISSKRIASSEINSHKNADNWDQTRHYLGAVSHMTETKDINPGHRLAYIHPPQKLD; encoded by the coding sequence ATGCCCAGCGCTATCCAACAAATTCGTGAATTACGTGCCCTGCATGAGGAAGGCCTCCTCAATGCACAGGAATTCGCACGGCGTAAAAATACGATACTGGACAGCGTATTTGCTCTTTCGAAGAGCGAACAGCAAGACAGTGCTGACGCTGGCGGCGACAACTCGTCCCCAACACCGGACCACAGCGCGCCGCAAATCCAACGCAGCACCACCGATCTCGGTTATTTGATAGGCCAACACGTGCAGGCTATTGGCAAAGAATATCGTCTCGAAAAATTAGTAGGACAGGGCGGCATGGGGCAAGTCTGGCAAGTCCATGATCTCAGCACTGAAGCTGAACTTGGCTACAGTGAAGCACTCGCCCTTAAAATTATTAGCCCAGAATGGTGTGCCAGCGCAGCCCATCGCCGCCTATTGATAGAAGAAGCGAATCTGGTCCGCAAATTAGCGCACGACAATATCGTCAGGGTGTATGACTGGGGACGCGATCCAGCCACCGGTAGCGTTTTCATTGTGATGGAGTATTTAGAAGGCCAAGATATCGAAAGCTATCTACGCCAACAATTGAGCAAAGCAGGGCCCGGTATCCAAGGCCTCAGCCTCAAGCACGCTTTAAAAATTCTGCGCCCTGTCGCCAACGCCTTGCACTATGCATGGAATAAACAAGGTTTGGTTCATCGAGACCTCAAACCTTCGAATATTTTCTTATGCAAGAACGGCAGCATCAAGCTTTTGGATTTTGGTATTGCGGCGCGCTTTGAAAGCATGCAGGTCAATGGTGGCATGGCCGCCCCTCAGTCGGGCACGATCGGATACCGGGCACCTGAAACGTCTGTGCCACACCATACTTATCACCCGACCGCTGATGTGTACGCGATGGCATCGATGTTATATTTTCTGTTGGAAGGTCGGGTCCCCCTCCAAGACGGAAACCAGAAAAGCACATTGAAACAACCGCGCGCTCTTCAACCTGCACAATGGCAAGTGCTTTTACAAGGCTTATCGCCGGACCCACACCAACGTCAAGCCAATCCACTGACCTTAATTCATGCATTGAGTATGACGTTGGTAGAAGCGCACGATGGCCCACAACCCTCTTTGCACGAGGTCGATCTTCGAACCCAGCAGCGACAACAACGCAAAGCAGAAGAGCAACGTCGTCGCCAGCAAGCGAGTCAGGCTTTGCACTATCTGCAAAGCCTTGTGAAGACAAGATCTGAAAAAACCGCAATGATCTCTAGCAAGCGTATTGCTAGTTCCGAGATCAACTCGCATAAAAATGCGGACAACTGGGATCAAACACGCCATTATCTCGGCGCAGTCAGTCATATGACGGAAACCAAGGATATCAATCCCGGACATCGTTTGGCTTATATCCATCCACCTCAGAAATTGGACTAG
- a CDS encoding SPFH domain-containing protein, translating to MLSLFTRPHLDCPRCGCHLSKSSSAAPATDHQHRTTEERYCTECGLDLDTEQDALLPGKLLALGFHVSKLANFLRLHGQDAAAYRIQIFQYGQIFELGLEHNEASRTTQPLGFDSTAPAGILISRSNTFTCPLHFGELHTAEFLPLEAKLDLQLSIAKGNQFARRFMAGQCRLSESDLQSLLTGSARQACLELISAHSLRELQDHSTLQIQLQDEISKTLHSQLEQLGLQLHQVTVTELSHHKLSQAREDLGEKLASLYLIIDEKRAQVEHRKTLDTLYSESEWQQIKRDEERVRLRYRHEEMRQQLGQDLSWLYLRGEHENAKKRLSRAKLRQDEAERLHAIQLRELELYARIAEASTRKQAIERGAAETVANLEHQLRAKKEQQQNENDEWLHIRTLARIKMRSESELAQMHSKEAAQLLQQKIEHQLQQQRLTQEIELNQRKAQGLQQEEQAAWLHDQQRKQQLREQALEEEAHQTRLLSLSLETEVRAREFKRLQEWEEQVAQQRHQKLAREDALAAQEHALKVAQLQQEIDRLEQHKMQTHNQIQHDKLQRTLALEAEFALQTQQRDLERIAHIAKLDDASKIAVSEVGNASLLSELNKMQTLASMSPEQILAMHAAHSEPAARAAAEIKRQTHGLSWEDTVRMLHERVQEEKAQREAEQLRRHEIDLQAAQNAAFHHANKPQRK from the coding sequence ATGTTGAGCCTTTTCACACGCCCCCATCTCGATTGCCCCCGTTGTGGTTGCCATCTCTCCAAATCTTCGAGTGCTGCGCCTGCTACAGACCACCAGCACAGAACTACGGAAGAGCGCTACTGCACCGAATGCGGATTAGATCTCGATACCGAACAAGATGCACTCTTACCGGGCAAACTTCTTGCGCTCGGTTTTCATGTCAGCAAGCTCGCTAACTTCTTGCGTTTGCATGGACAAGACGCAGCTGCCTATCGCATACAAATTTTTCAGTACGGACAAATCTTCGAGTTGGGCTTAGAACACAATGAAGCGAGCCGCACCACTCAACCACTGGGATTTGATAGCACCGCGCCGGCAGGCATCCTCATCAGTCGTAGCAATACTTTTACATGCCCGCTGCATTTTGGTGAATTGCATACGGCAGAATTCTTGCCCCTTGAAGCGAAGTTGGATCTGCAACTATCGATTGCCAAAGGAAATCAGTTCGCGCGCCGTTTCATGGCGGGACAATGTCGGCTCAGTGAATCCGACTTACAAAGCCTGCTGACCGGTAGTGCGCGCCAAGCTTGCCTTGAACTGATTAGCGCCCACAGTCTGCGCGAGCTGCAGGATCACAGCACGCTCCAAATTCAATTACAAGACGAGATCAGTAAAACTCTCCATAGCCAGCTCGAACAACTGGGGCTACAGTTACACCAAGTCACGGTGACAGAATTGAGTCATCACAAATTGAGCCAAGCACGCGAAGACTTGGGTGAGAAACTGGCGAGCTTGTACCTGATCATCGACGAAAAACGGGCCCAAGTCGAACATCGGAAAACGCTTGATACGCTCTACAGCGAAAGTGAGTGGCAGCAAATCAAGCGTGATGAAGAACGGGTGCGTCTGCGTTATCGCCATGAAGAAATGCGCCAGCAATTGGGGCAAGATCTTTCTTGGCTGTACTTACGTGGCGAACACGAAAACGCCAAGAAGCGACTGAGTCGCGCCAAACTGCGGCAAGATGAAGCCGAACGTTTACACGCGATTCAGTTGCGCGAACTAGAGCTGTATGCACGCATCGCCGAAGCCAGCACCCGCAAACAAGCGATCGAACGCGGCGCTGCGGAAACGGTTGCCAATCTCGAACATCAATTGCGCGCCAAGAAAGAACAACAGCAAAACGAGAATGATGAGTGGCTACATATTCGTACTTTGGCACGCATCAAAATGCGCTCCGAGTCCGAGTTGGCGCAGATGCACAGCAAAGAGGCTGCACAGCTTTTGCAACAGAAGATCGAACATCAATTGCAACAGCAACGTCTAACGCAAGAGATCGAGCTCAATCAACGCAAAGCACAAGGCTTGCAGCAAGAAGAACAAGCTGCATGGCTGCATGATCAACAACGCAAACAACAACTACGCGAACAGGCGCTCGAAGAAGAAGCACACCAAACACGTTTATTAAGTTTGAGCCTTGAGACCGAAGTGCGCGCACGTGAATTTAAGCGGTTGCAAGAATGGGAAGAACAAGTCGCCCAACAGCGGCACCAGAAACTGGCACGAGAAGATGCGCTGGCCGCTCAGGAACACGCGCTCAAAGTGGCACAGTTGCAGCAAGAAATCGATCGTCTTGAGCAGCACAAAATGCAGACCCACAACCAAATCCAGCACGACAAGTTGCAACGCACTTTGGCGCTGGAAGCCGAATTTGCACTACAGACGCAGCAACGCGATCTGGAGCGCATCGCTCACATCGCGAAACTCGACGACGCCAGCAAAATCGCCGTGAGCGAAGTCGGCAACGCCAGCCTCTTAAGTGAACTCAACAAGATGCAAACCCTCGCGAGCATGAGCCCAGAACAAATACTCGCGATGCACGCCGCGCACTCTGAGCCAGCTGCAAGAGCCGCTGCCGAAATCAAGCGACAAACGCACGGGCTATCGTGGGAAGACACCGTGCGGATGCTACATGAACGAGTGCAGGAAGAAAAAGCGCAACGCGAAGCAGAACAGCTACGCCGCCATGAAATTGATTTGCAGGCGGCACAGAATGCTGCGTTTCATCACGCGAATAAACCTCAGCGCAAGTGA
- a CDS encoding FHA domain-containing protein produces MKYEQPTSSIALDPHRTFPSDAGLATPRLNAPQDFKIRLSAYDPRAVGGRQVVRLSLPIHFAHHYEELELRVRCDLLPLKVSQYRFIRALNREWQSVLLSFSSRDKEHGQYPLELELRAHAFDAQHDSNLSCRQRWLSHSILFLPRSNASLSEIHQVFLHSQKNVRVIAEDGAIARVQHGATASAQTQLDVVARDGALAQVHIETDRSNGIQESSPGYLAWDEALVEVAVQVKVATQNQADGPAEVEVTPSRASNLSHASTHERAAPRGPLEMHSEKKLAVEKLACRVDYHHRIRHHHLSVIAAEQWRFGRTSSSDPTSTPTLEKQIQDIVLEHPRISAVHAEILCQQEQFFIRDHSRFGVSVQGQRLVKAQPHVLGVGDRLDFCASFPGQLEWQVVALFDSLNTTLDTTLHHKQACLLRRQNEHGAFEHLCLVHAPSLSPSTLLQIGQLCQQLYATPSHAHFVNTLPPKQHWLTSPSSEWQVEPIPPASSSLSAAK; encoded by the coding sequence ATGAAATACGAGCAACCCACGTCCTCCATCGCCTTAGATCCACATCGCACTTTTCCAAGCGACGCCGGTCTTGCTACGCCACGCCTCAACGCACCACAGGACTTCAAAATACGCTTGAGTGCTTATGATCCACGCGCCGTGGGTGGGCGGCAAGTCGTGCGTTTGTCATTGCCGATTCACTTTGCGCACCACTACGAGGAATTAGAGTTGCGCGTGCGTTGTGACCTGCTGCCACTCAAAGTTAGTCAATATCGCTTTATTCGGGCCTTGAATCGAGAATGGCAATCCGTGCTCCTGAGTTTCTCATCACGTGACAAGGAACATGGACAATATCCATTAGAACTTGAACTCAGAGCCCATGCGTTCGATGCTCAGCATGACTCCAATTTAAGTTGCCGACAACGCTGGCTCAGCCATAGTATTTTGTTCCTACCCCGTAGCAATGCCAGCTTAAGTGAGATTCACCAAGTCTTTTTACATAGCCAGAAAAATGTACGCGTGATCGCTGAAGATGGCGCCATTGCTCGCGTTCAACATGGCGCCACCGCGAGCGCACAGACGCAATTGGATGTCGTTGCGCGCGATGGTGCGCTGGCGCAAGTCCACATCGAGACCGATCGCAGTAACGGTATCCAAGAAAGTAGTCCCGGTTATTTAGCGTGGGATGAAGCGCTCGTGGAAGTCGCCGTCCAAGTTAAAGTTGCCACACAAAATCAAGCTGACGGCCCAGCGGAAGTGGAAGTAACACCATCGCGCGCAAGCAACCTCAGTCATGCAAGCACTCACGAAAGAGCCGCGCCCCGTGGGCCTCTCGAGATGCATTCAGAGAAAAAATTGGCGGTGGAGAAACTGGCATGTCGTGTCGACTACCATCATCGTATTCGTCATCATCACCTCAGCGTCATCGCCGCTGAACAATGGCGCTTCGGTCGAACTAGTAGTAGCGATCCGACCTCGACTCCAACATTAGAAAAACAGATACAAGACATTGTGCTCGAACATCCGCGCATTAGCGCAGTCCATGCGGAAATACTGTGTCAACAAGAGCAGTTTTTCATTCGTGATCACTCGCGTTTTGGCGTTAGCGTACAAGGACAAAGACTGGTGAAAGCTCAGCCCCACGTCTTAGGAGTAGGCGATCGCCTTGATTTTTGCGCGAGTTTTCCGGGGCAACTTGAATGGCAAGTCGTGGCCTTGTTCGATAGCCTGAACACCACTCTCGATACGACCTTGCACCACAAACAAGCATGCTTGCTGCGTCGCCAAAACGAGCATGGCGCTTTCGAACATTTATGTCTGGTGCATGCTCCCAGCTTAAGTCCCAGCACCTTATTGCAAATCGGCCAACTGTGCCAACAACTGTATGCCACACCAAGCCACGCCCATTTCGTCAACACCCTGCCACCTAAACAGCACTGGCTCACTAGTCCGTCATCCGAATGGCAGGTAGAGCCAATACCCCCGGCGTCTTCCTCGCTCAGCGCAGCAAAATAA